The following proteins are co-located in the Streptomyces sp. NBC_00435 genome:
- a CDS encoding NAD(P)/FAD-dependent oxidoreductase: MTKAVVLGGGFAGVLVARVLSGHVDEVTVVEGGRYPVGPGPRPGLPQAYHSHVLVTAGAEALETLLPGTLDALLDRGAHRRGLPEGALILSADGWFRRHETGAFLVSCSRWLMDHVVRQRALTGGAVSVRDGTRVLGLAGDAARITGVVVAGEDGAGETLHADLVVDATGRRSRAGRWLAALGAAGVEEEVVDPGLAYSTRIYRAPADLTAGIPAIMLHPRPENGLPGYGATLLPVEDGRWIVTLTGTRAATPPADEQGFTECAHALRSPVVAELLAAAEPLGGVRPYRATANRRRYYERGPRPEGFLVVGDALTAVNPVYSHGMSVALLSAVRLDLELARHGAGPAVLPALQAAVAEVASASWRMATEQDRVRPGTQALASAAAHRMRARMSRAVLTSPPLMTRLFRSQTLVPVPSPATAADPSLPRGPSVADRPPLGTDEAVAQFPGLAEWWFSGRRSHPSTGEESRDD; the protein is encoded by the coding sequence ATGACCAAGGCCGTCGTCCTCGGCGGGGGCTTCGCGGGCGTACTGGTGGCCAGGGTGCTTTCCGGCCACGTCGACGAGGTCACCGTGGTCGAAGGCGGCCGCTACCCGGTGGGCCCCGGGCCCCGGCCCGGGCTGCCGCAGGCGTACCACAGCCATGTCCTTGTCACGGCCGGGGCCGAAGCCCTGGAGACGCTGCTCCCGGGCACCCTGGACGCGCTCCTGGACCGGGGTGCGCACCGCCGGGGCCTGCCGGAGGGCGCACTGATCCTGAGTGCGGACGGCTGGTTCCGCCGCCACGAGACGGGCGCCTTCCTGGTCTCGTGCAGTCGCTGGCTCATGGACCACGTGGTCCGGCAGCGGGCCCTGACCGGCGGTGCGGTGTCCGTGCGGGACGGCACCCGGGTCCTCGGGCTCGCCGGAGACGCCGCCCGGATCACCGGAGTCGTGGTCGCGGGGGAGGACGGGGCCGGCGAGACCCTCCACGCGGACCTCGTGGTGGACGCCACGGGGCGGCGCTCGCGCGCCGGCCGGTGGCTGGCCGCGCTCGGTGCGGCCGGCGTCGAGGAGGAGGTGGTCGACCCGGGCCTGGCGTACTCCACCCGGATCTACCGGGCCCCCGCCGACCTCACCGCCGGGATCCCGGCGATCATGCTCCACCCGCGCCCGGAGAACGGCCTGCCGGGGTACGGAGCGACCCTGCTGCCCGTGGAGGACGGCCGGTGGATCGTCACGCTGACCGGCACGCGCGCCGCCACGCCGCCTGCCGACGAGCAGGGATTCACCGAGTGTGCACACGCGCTGCGCTCCCCGGTCGTGGCGGAGCTGCTGGCCGCGGCCGAGCCCCTCGGCGGGGTCCGGCCGTACCGGGCCACCGCGAACCGCAGGAGGTACTACGAACGGGGGCCCCGGCCCGAGGGGTTCCTGGTCGTCGGCGACGCGCTGACCGCGGTCAATCCGGTCTACTCGCACGGGATGTCCGTAGCCCTGCTCAGTGCCGTACGGCTGGACCTCGAGCTGGCACGGCACGGCGCCGGCCCCGCGGTCCTTCCCGCGCTGCAGGCCGCCGTGGCGGAAGTGGCCTCCGCGTCGTGGCGGATGGCCACCGAACAGGACCGGGTGCGGCCCGGCACACAAGCCCTCGCGTCCGCCGCGGCGCACCGGATGAGGGCCAGGATGTCCCGTGCCGTGCTCACCAGCCCGCCGCTGATGACACGGCTCTTCCGGTCCCAGACGCTGGTCCCCGTACCATCCCCGGCGACCGCCGCCGACCCGTCGCTCCCGCGCGGGCCGTCCGTCGCCGACCGGCCGCCGCTCGGTACCGACGAGGCGGTCGCGCAGTTCCCCGGACTCGCCGAGTGGTGGTTCTCCGGGCGCCGGAGCCACCCGTCCACCGGGGAAGAGAGCCGTGACGACTGA
- a CDS encoding S9 family peptidase, which translates to MTTESVPLIPHSVLFGNPSYLVPEISPDGTRLLYLAPDEGVLNVWTAPVDRAQEATVVTHDRGRGIRTYGLCHDDRTLFYLRDENGDESWRVHLVDLVSGEERCATPFDGVQARVLAHNRWHPTTILIGLNKDRPHLHDVYALDLPTGGLTRVAENPGYLSWIIDTDLRVRGGTAMRPDGGTAVFLDPPQESGGAPPPWLDVPYEDALGTRVIGFSRDGAACYLLSSIGANAGRLFEVDVTTGRRTLLAEDPVHDVKQVEMDPVTRRPQAVLFAKDRDEWVFLDEEFAKDLARIRGELELRSVDGEVYVDRTDRSGRLWTVSVVTGAGPVLYYVYDRSDGGLRYLFSHQTELERYRLARMEPFEFSARDGVTVHGYVTWPPGAERRGLPAVVNVHGGPWARHTFAFDEEAQLLANRGYACVQVNFRGSTGYGKHFRNLGAKQWGAAMQTDLLDAVGHLVADGGIDPARVAIMGCSYGGYAALVGAAFTPDVFTCAIDLCGPSNLLTMLAAGAPYRTPLRSFMHAQVGDPQTERDMLWERSPLSRVDDIRIPVLVVQGANDVRVPREEAEQIVAALSAKGLAHEYLLFPDEGHGLARPANRQTYYAAVERFLAEHLA; encoded by the coding sequence GTGACGACTGAATCCGTACCGCTGATCCCGCACTCCGTCCTGTTCGGGAACCCCTCGTACCTCGTCCCCGAGATCTCCCCGGACGGGACCCGGTTGCTCTACCTCGCACCGGACGAGGGCGTGCTGAACGTGTGGACGGCGCCGGTGGACCGGGCGCAGGAGGCCACCGTCGTGACGCACGACCGGGGGCGCGGCATCCGGACGTACGGCCTGTGCCACGACGACCGCACCCTGTTCTACCTGCGCGACGAGAACGGCGACGAGAGCTGGCGGGTGCACCTCGTCGACCTCGTCTCCGGGGAGGAGCGCTGCGCCACCCCCTTCGACGGGGTCCAGGCGCGCGTGCTGGCGCACAACCGGTGGCACCCGACCACCATCCTGATCGGTCTCAACAAGGACCGCCCGCACCTGCACGACGTGTACGCCCTGGACCTGCCGACGGGCGGGCTCACCCGGGTCGCCGAGAACCCGGGGTACCTGAGCTGGATCATCGACACCGACCTGAGGGTCCGCGGCGGCACGGCGATGAGACCCGACGGCGGCACCGCCGTCTTCCTGGACCCGCCGCAGGAGTCCGGCGGCGCACCGCCTCCCTGGCTCGACGTCCCCTACGAGGACGCCCTGGGAACACGGGTCATCGGCTTCTCGCGCGACGGCGCCGCGTGCTACCTGCTGTCCTCCATCGGGGCCAACGCCGGCCGCCTCTTCGAGGTCGACGTCACGACCGGCCGGCGGACCCTGCTCGCGGAGGATCCGGTCCACGACGTCAAACAGGTCGAGATGGACCCGGTGACCCGCAGACCGCAGGCGGTGCTGTTCGCCAAGGACCGCGACGAATGGGTCTTCCTCGACGAGGAGTTCGCAAAGGACCTCGCCCGGATCCGCGGCGAGCTCGAGCTCCGCTCGGTCGACGGCGAGGTCTACGTCGACCGCACCGACCGCTCGGGACGGCTGTGGACGGTCTCGGTGGTGACCGGAGCCGGTCCCGTCCTCTACTACGTCTACGACCGGTCGGACGGCGGGCTCCGGTACCTCTTCAGCCACCAGACGGAGTTGGAGCGCTACCGGCTGGCGAGGATGGAGCCCTTCGAGTTCTCCGCGCGCGACGGGGTCACGGTGCACGGCTACGTGACCTGGCCCCCCGGCGCCGAACGGCGGGGCCTGCCCGCGGTGGTCAACGTGCACGGCGGACCCTGGGCGCGGCACACCTTCGCCTTCGACGAAGAGGCACAGCTGCTGGCCAACCGCGGCTACGCGTGCGTGCAGGTCAACTTCCGGGGTTCGACGGGCTACGGCAAGCACTTCCGGAACCTGGGCGCCAAGCAGTGGGGCGCCGCGATGCAGACCGATCTGCTCGACGCGGTCGGCCACCTCGTCGCGGACGGGGGGATCGACCCCGCACGGGTCGCGATCATGGGCTGCTCGTACGGGGGCTACGCCGCGCTGGTCGGCGCGGCGTTCACCCCGGACGTGTTCACCTGCGCCATCGACCTCTGCGGCCCGTCGAACCTCCTGACGATGCTGGCGGCCGGCGCCCCCTACCGGACTCCGCTCCGGTCGTTCATGCACGCCCAGGTCGGAGATCCGCAGACCGAACGCGACATGCTGTGGGAGCGGTCCCCGCTGTCACGGGTCGACGACATCCGCATACCGGTCCTGGTGGTCCAGGGCGCGAACGACGTCCGGGTCCCGCGGGAGGAGGCCGAGCAGATCGTCGCGGCGCTGTCGGCCAAGGGACTCGCCCACGAGTACCTGCTGTTCCCCGACGAGGGCCACGGCCTGGCCAGGCCCGCGAACCGGCAGACCTACTACGCCGCGGTCGAACGGTTCCTCGCCGAGCACCTGGCCTGA
- a CDS encoding helix-turn-helix domain-containing protein, whose product MVHTAEAEAPSFPELLRFKRVQAGLTQRTLADLSTISPRTIRALESGRVNARMQTVRLLADALGLDGLTRELFVNAGLGSQRQGPAGADPCLGVPRSVNALLGRDTEVRAMVSALESDHRRMISISGLPGVGKSRVAAEVAARLSARRGWPVLWIGAAAAALDGHGTAFGSLLQSLRLLVESGTEDVSAVCRLIGRHEVLLVLDGVADTRRPVGVEELLAYCPGIRVVSTSRTPWHVAGVQGTVVAPLATPGPDWDATRSLDALAGVPSVRLLVDRLSEVRPGFALGPADAGAVVRLCRRLDGLPVALEAAAARSGVLSPRQLADAPTPHLLDLPAATRAAGVPETIGGLLRSCFEHLDAAHRALLHELVRFGRALTASEAAEALHRPLNQVVEDLSALMGRGFVRASHEEAQTRLYLPNLVRAVLSPR is encoded by the coding sequence ATGGTCCACACTGCCGAGGCCGAAGCTCCGTCGTTTCCCGAACTGCTCCGCTTCAAGCGCGTCCAGGCCGGACTGACGCAGCGGACGCTCGCCGATCTGTCGACGATCAGCCCGCGCACGATCCGCGCCCTGGAGTCGGGCCGGGTGAACGCGCGGATGCAGACCGTACGTCTGCTCGCCGACGCCCTGGGGCTCGACGGGCTGACCCGGGAGCTGTTCGTCAACGCGGGCCTGGGCAGCCAGCGTCAGGGGCCGGCCGGTGCCGATCCCTGCCTCGGCGTGCCCCGGTCCGTCAACGCGCTCCTCGGGCGCGACACCGAGGTGCGGGCGATGGTGAGCGCCCTGGAGTCGGACCACCGCCGCATGATCTCCATCTCGGGTCTCCCCGGAGTGGGGAAGTCGAGGGTGGCCGCGGAGGTGGCGGCCCGGCTGAGCGCCCGCCGCGGGTGGCCGGTGCTGTGGATCGGGGCCGCCGCCGCGGCCCTGGACGGTCACGGCACGGCCTTCGGCTCCTTGCTGCAGTCGTTACGGCTGCTGGTCGAATCGGGGACGGAGGACGTCTCCGCGGTCTGCCGCCTCATCGGCCGGCACGAGGTGCTGCTCGTGCTCGACGGGGTCGCCGACACGAGGAGACCCGTCGGCGTGGAGGAACTGCTGGCGTACTGTCCGGGCATCCGCGTGGTCAGCACCTCCCGTACGCCGTGGCACGTCGCGGGCGTCCAGGGGACCGTGGTGGCGCCGCTCGCCACCCCGGGGCCGGACTGGGACGCGACGCGGTCGCTGGACGCCCTCGCCGGCGTGCCGTCCGTACGGCTCCTCGTGGACCGGCTCTCGGAGGTCCGGCCGGGCTTCGCGCTCGGCCCGGCCGACGCCGGGGCGGTGGTGCGGCTGTGCCGGAGGCTGGACGGGCTGCCCGTCGCGCTGGAGGCGGCGGCGGCCCGATCCGGGGTGCTCAGTCCGCGGCAGCTCGCGGACGCGCCGACCCCGCACCTGCTCGACCTGCCGGCGGCGACGCGCGCGGCCGGTGTTCCCGAGACGATCGGAGGTCTGCTCCGGTCCTGCTTCGAGCACCTGGACGCCGCCCACCGCGCGCTCCTCCATGAGCTGGTCCGGTTCGGCCGGGCGCTGACGGCCTCCGAAGCCGCCGAGGCGCTGCACCGGCCCCTGAACCAGGTGGTGGAGGACCTGAGCGCGCTCATGGGCCGCGGCTTCGTCCGGGCCTCGCACGAGGAGGCCCAGACGCGCCTGTACCTGCCGAATCTGGTGCGGGCGGTCCTGTCCCCCCGGTGA
- a CDS encoding GAF domain-containing protein: MKPWPHDLMATERQLLQSVVSVARHIYGAAASSVFMVSPDTGELIFAAVAGEGEQGLVGQRFEPGTGIAGWVAASGQPLITDDVTGSDRFARDAAASTGYVPASIMAAPLIADGECIGVLEVLDRHTHGSNAPGRELDDIELLGLLATQAALSLSLLRRGERGAGALPRVGELAARLSEHAVMDSSDPLAVSLLTISLDLLDRSAHPSSKTG, from the coding sequence ATGAAACCCTGGCCACACGATCTCATGGCCACCGAACGTCAACTGCTGCAGTCCGTCGTCTCGGTGGCCCGCCACATCTACGGCGCCGCCGCCTCGTCGGTGTTCATGGTGAGCCCCGACACCGGTGAGCTGATCTTCGCGGCGGTCGCGGGCGAAGGCGAACAGGGCCTGGTCGGCCAGCGGTTCGAGCCCGGCACCGGCATCGCCGGCTGGGTGGCGGCCAGCGGCCAGCCCCTGATCACGGACGACGTGACCGGCTCCGACCGCTTCGCCCGCGACGCCGCGGCCTCCACCGGGTACGTACCCGCGAGCATCATGGCCGCCCCGCTCATCGCGGACGGGGAGTGCATCGGTGTGCTCGAGGTACTGGACCGCCACACCCACGGGTCGAACGCACCCGGCCGGGAACTCGACGACATCGAACTGCTGGGGCTGCTGGCCACGCAGGCCGCGCTGAGCCTCTCGCTGCTGCGACGCGGCGAACGCGGCGCGGGGGCGCTGCCGCGCGTGGGCGAGCTGGCGGCGCGGCTGTCGGAGCACGCGGTCATGGACTCCTCCGACCCGTTGGCCGTCTCGTTGCTGACCATCTCCCTGGACCTGCTGGACCGAAGTGCGCACCCCAGTTCGAAGACGGGCTGA
- a CDS encoding S8 family serine peptidase, with amino-acid sequence MDVNGAPWRRERQPHPSGMPAWSMPADGDPGEPLRTALFDGLDSRWAWAGASGEGVRVCVLDSGVDGTHPLVGPVERAWRVVTAEGRAPRVEECEPLDGAGHGTACAGIIRGIAPGVSLSSLKVLGDGRSGSASALVAGLAFAVEEGFDVISMSLSTNRAEFRDRLAELCDRAYFRRTTVVAAAHNLPIESFPWNFASVISVASHAEPDSMRFYYNAAPPVEFRARGVRVPVASPGGGTVRNTGNSFAAPHMAGIAALVLSKHPWLTPFQLKSVLYHCAANVTAHPPANTSVQGGGE; translated from the coding sequence ATGGATGTGAACGGCGCGCCCTGGCGGCGCGAACGGCAGCCGCACCCCTCGGGGATGCCCGCGTGGAGCATGCCGGCCGACGGTGATCCCGGTGAGCCCCTGCGGACGGCGCTGTTCGACGGCCTCGACTCCCGCTGGGCCTGGGCGGGCGCGAGCGGCGAGGGCGTCCGCGTCTGCGTGCTCGACAGCGGCGTCGACGGGACGCATCCACTGGTCGGTCCGGTCGAGCGGGCGTGGCGCGTGGTGACGGCCGAGGGCCGGGCGCCGCGCGTGGAGGAGTGCGAGCCGCTCGACGGCGCCGGGCACGGGACCGCGTGCGCGGGGATCATCCGCGGCATCGCGCCGGGGGTCTCGCTCAGTTCGCTCAAGGTGCTCGGCGACGGGAGGTCCGGCAGTGCCTCCGCGCTGGTCGCCGGGCTCGCCTTCGCCGTCGAGGAGGGTTTCGACGTCATCAGCATGAGCCTGTCGACGAACAGGGCGGAGTTCCGCGACCGGCTGGCAGAGCTGTGCGACCGCGCCTACTTCCGCCGCACGACCGTGGTGGCGGCGGCGCACAACCTGCCGATCGAGAGCTTCCCGTGGAACTTCGCCTCGGTGATCTCGGTCGCCAGCCACGCCGAGCCGGACAGCATGCGCTTCTACTACAACGCCGCACCGCCGGTCGAGTTCCGTGCCCGGGGGGTGCGCGTGCCGGTGGCGAGCCCGGGTGGCGGCACCGTGCGCAACACGGGGAACAGCTTCGCGGCGCCGCACATGGCCGGGATCGCGGCGCTCGTCCTGAGCAAGCATCCGTGGCTCACACCGTTCCAGCTCAAGAGCGTCCTCTACCACTGCGCCGCGAACGTGACCGCACACCCACCAGCGAACACATCGGTCCAAGGAGGCGGAGAATGA
- a CDS encoding AAA family ATPase, which produces MSRRLVVVLFLDLVGWTRLAERVDPEPLQQLLEQYYEICGAAVEEHGGVVEKFIGDAVMAVFGADTSQEDDALRALRAATYIRAEVRGLRTPATDAAPVEVHCGIAAGEALVTRSARAGIRVIGDVVNLAARLQSLAVAGEIVVNETVAHLARPHYTMTPVPPVTLKGKAEPVPVLLVTGEAVAGRACDGAPMVDRSAERHRLRQIYHRVARDRRSELVTVLGPPGIGKTRLVRETVDDLVAAGAAPVAVFGSCQSYGTNGNYAALVEVLDALTRQAPPSAELLRSDERIAGVLTGLRDASRSRLATAVPGPGVEEVAWAARELLTAAASTPLVVVWDNLAWAGESLLRLIGELAGSLRDVPLLMVCVARPELAGAAGASGPGGPLLRGEDVIDVGALVQIDSARLAIALAGRSSGEEVELHDLDVVDRVALYSAGNPLYIRLMMDWLRDGRTVEEVPPTITAMVGAMIDRLPGPAGRLLGAASVIGPSFTLEQLALLGEAAVAEQVDALAGQRLFHGTAEEGGYRFVQQPVHEVAYGRLEKEQRITWHRRLAEHGFSPGFHFEAAARLLEGLRPDDTELPWLTRQAGEALLAEGTVALRQRDVPTAIGLLGRALALARGGPDRCRSVAAVRLSDALMLSGDTRRALDVVAEAARQGPAGDGRRACLVQVQRYLLTARLGEVTAVDVERLRAELDGDQPDRFAWCRFEQLRMLLHLDHGRFGAAEEAALAALAHARAIGDAYEEDRLLVALCEIRQWSPTPIEEKLSGCAELLERFAADRFLALPALAARARCLALTGDRLGARSALAEAESAVDQLRLTIGRVLVDQVASLAASLEGEHVEAERRFGRAADALEHAGYVPVALTMRVQAARECARQDKAAESAARIGELLGRRTEMDVRGRILCMSAAVLAAAAQGRTDPMRAEVLALLEDIDDPCLRGEVQFDLARAHRSLGDPSGAGRMAALAAGSYEAVGATKPLGTVRTWM; this is translated from the coding sequence GTGAGCCGCAGACTGGTGGTCGTCCTCTTCCTCGACCTCGTCGGATGGACGCGGCTCGCCGAGCGAGTCGATCCGGAGCCGCTGCAGCAGCTCCTGGAGCAGTACTACGAGATCTGCGGGGCCGCGGTGGAGGAACACGGCGGCGTGGTCGAGAAGTTCATCGGCGACGCCGTCATGGCGGTCTTCGGCGCGGACACCTCCCAGGAGGACGACGCGCTGCGGGCGCTGCGGGCCGCCACGTACATCCGGGCCGAGGTCCGCGGACTGCGGACACCGGCCACCGACGCGGCGCCGGTCGAGGTCCATTGCGGCATCGCGGCCGGCGAGGCCCTGGTGACGCGTTCGGCCCGGGCGGGCATCCGGGTCATCGGCGACGTTGTCAACCTAGCCGCCCGGCTGCAGTCGCTGGCGGTCGCCGGGGAGATCGTCGTCAACGAGACCGTGGCCCATCTGGCCCGCCCGCACTACACCATGACCCCCGTGCCGCCGGTGACGCTGAAGGGCAAGGCCGAACCCGTTCCGGTGCTGTTGGTGACCGGTGAGGCCGTCGCCGGCCGGGCGTGCGACGGTGCGCCCATGGTGGACCGCAGCGCCGAGCGCCACCGGCTGCGCCAGATCTACCACCGGGTGGCCCGCGACCGGCGCTCGGAGCTGGTGACCGTGCTGGGGCCACCGGGCATCGGCAAGACCCGGCTGGTCCGGGAGACCGTGGACGACCTCGTCGCGGCCGGGGCCGCTCCCGTCGCCGTGTTCGGCAGCTGCCAGTCCTACGGGACGAACGGCAACTACGCGGCGCTCGTCGAGGTACTGGACGCGCTGACGCGGCAGGCGCCGCCCAGCGCGGAGCTGCTGCGATCCGACGAGCGCATCGCCGGGGTGCTCACGGGGCTGCGCGACGCCTCGCGCTCCCGCCTCGCCACCGCCGTCCCGGGGCCGGGCGTGGAGGAGGTGGCCTGGGCGGCGCGCGAACTGCTCACCGCCGCGGCGTCCACCCCGCTCGTCGTGGTGTGGGACAACCTCGCGTGGGCGGGAGAGTCGCTCCTGCGGCTCATCGGCGAGCTGGCCGGCAGTCTCCGGGACGTGCCGCTGCTGATGGTCTGCGTGGCCAGACCGGAGCTGGCCGGCGCCGCGGGGGCCTCCGGTCCCGGCGGCCCCCTGCTCCGCGGCGAGGACGTGATCGACGTCGGCGCACTGGTCCAGATCGACAGCGCGCGGCTGGCGATCGCGCTGGCGGGGCGCAGCAGCGGCGAGGAAGTGGAACTGCACGACCTCGACGTGGTCGACCGGGTCGCCCTGTACAGCGCGGGCAATCCGCTCTACATCCGGCTGATGATGGACTGGCTGCGGGACGGTCGCACCGTCGAGGAGGTGCCGCCGACCATCACCGCCATGGTGGGCGCGATGATCGACCGGCTGCCCGGGCCCGCCGGGCGGCTGCTGGGCGCGGCCTCGGTGATCGGCCCCTCCTTCACCCTGGAACAGCTCGCGCTGCTCGGCGAGGCGGCGGTCGCGGAGCAGGTCGACGCGCTCGCGGGGCAGCGGCTCTTCCACGGCACGGCGGAGGAGGGGGGGTACCGCTTCGTTCAGCAGCCGGTGCACGAAGTGGCGTACGGACGGCTGGAGAAGGAGCAGCGCATCACCTGGCACCGACGCCTCGCCGAACACGGCTTCAGTCCCGGATTCCACTTCGAGGCCGCCGCACGGCTTCTCGAGGGCCTGCGCCCCGACGACACGGAGCTGCCGTGGCTGACGCGGCAGGCGGGTGAGGCGCTGCTGGCCGAGGGCACCGTGGCGCTGCGGCAGCGTGACGTGCCGACCGCGATCGGACTGCTCGGCCGGGCGCTCGCGCTGGCGCGGGGCGGCCCCGACCGCTGCCGGTCGGTCGCGGCGGTCCGGCTCAGCGACGCCCTCATGCTCTCCGGGGACACCCGGCGCGCACTGGACGTGGTCGCGGAGGCCGCCCGGCAGGGCCCGGCCGGCGACGGGCGGCGGGCCTGCCTGGTCCAGGTCCAGCGTTACCTGCTGACGGCACGGCTCGGCGAGGTCACCGCGGTCGACGTGGAACGGCTGCGGGCCGAACTGGACGGCGACCAGCCCGACCGGTTCGCCTGGTGCCGGTTCGAGCAGCTGCGGATGCTGCTCCACCTGGACCACGGCCGGTTCGGTGCGGCCGAGGAGGCGGCGCTCGCCGCGCTCGCGCACGCCCGGGCCATCGGTGACGCGTACGAGGAGGACCGTCTCCTCGTGGCACTGTGCGAGATCCGGCAGTGGTCGCCGACCCCGATCGAGGAGAAGCTGTCGGGCTGCGCGGAGCTCCTCGAACGGTTCGCCGCCGACCGCTTCCTGGCGCTGCCCGCGCTGGCCGCCCGCGCGCGCTGCCTGGCACTGACCGGGGACCGCCTCGGCGCCCGCTCGGCGCTGGCCGAGGCGGAGTCCGCCGTCGACCAGCTCCGGCTGACGATCGGCCGGGTGCTGGTCGACCAGGTCGCCAGTCTGGCCGCTTCGCTGGAGGGTGAGCACGTGGAGGCCGAGCGGCGCTTCGGCCGGGCGGCCGACGCCCTCGAGCACGCCGGCTACGTGCCGGTCGCGCTGACCATGCGGGTGCAGGCGGCCCGCGAGTGTGCCCGGCAGGACAAGGCGGCCGAGTCCGCCGCACGGATCGGTGAACTCCTCGGCCGCCGCACGGAGATGGACGTCAGGGGGCGGATCCTGTGCATGTCGGCCGCCGTGCTGGCCGCCGCCGCGCAGGGCCGTACCGATCCGATGCGCGCCGAGGTGCTGGCCCTGCTGGAGGACATCGACGATCCGTGTCTGCGCGGTGAGGTCCAATTCGACCTGGCCCGGGCGCACCGGTCCCTGGGAGACCCGTCCGGTGCCGGCCGCATGGCCGCTCTGGCCGCGGGGAGTTACGAGGCGGTCGGTGCGACGAAGCCCCTGGGGACGGTGCGGACATGGATGTGA
- a CDS encoding helix-turn-helix transcriptional regulator codes for MTAIRGAEISGRGRVLVAMVAQGHTTDRVARALRLSRHTVGEEISVLLDRFNCRNRAELVAYCYVNRILPIDIWPPPCGPVEEVSDVFDPLTALREAGLPVDQLSTAQREVLAGLTEEEAAVVVSVQHRLVEADAGTDADVWAHDLKLL; via the coding sequence ATGACGGCGATACGGGGTGCCGAGATATCCGGCCGGGGCCGGGTACTCGTGGCCATGGTGGCGCAGGGGCACACGACCGACCGCGTGGCCCGTGCGCTGCGCCTGAGCAGGCACACCGTGGGCGAGGAGATCAGCGTCCTCCTGGACCGGTTCAACTGCCGGAACAGGGCGGAGCTGGTGGCCTACTGCTATGTCAACCGGATCCTGCCGATCGATATCTGGCCGCCGCCGTGCGGCCCTGTGGAAGAGGTGAGTGACGTGTTCGATCCCTTGACAGCCCTGCGCGAAGCGGGACTTCCCGTCGACCAGCTGAGCACCGCGCAGCGCGAGGTGCTGGCGGGCCTGACCGAGGAGGAGGCCGCCGTCGTCGTATCGGTCCAGCACCGGCTGGTCGAGGCGGACGCCGGGACGGATGCCGATGTGTGGGCGCACGACCTGAAACTGCTCTGA
- a CDS encoding ABC transporter ATP-binding protein, translating to MANGVVNAEELTKRYRGKDTPAVDGISFEIAKGETIGLLGPNGAGKTTLMKMICGVTPPTTGSIRVFGVDPARDPVAAKSGIGAMHQSAPYDEMLSALDNLLIATRFKGLSWRTTRPWALEVAEYLGLKDALSQLVFQLSGGQRQRLQLVRALLTIPELLILDEPSAGLDVAGRHQIERFVRWLREENGMTVIWTSHIIQELERNAQRVLVINKGKVVRFAQPSELVREFGGAHLLVKVDDAVAAKVVKEWAGAAGLSATAEDAEVRIENAQVRDVLPQLSRHCHDSGVAISGISTVTDSLERVFLRMTGNEG from the coding sequence GTGGCGAACGGTGTGGTGAACGCCGAAGAGCTGACCAAACGATACCGGGGGAAGGATACGCCGGCCGTCGACGGCATCTCCTTCGAGATCGCCAAGGGCGAGACCATCGGGCTGCTGGGACCCAACGGTGCCGGGAAGACCACCCTGATGAAGATGATCTGCGGCGTCACCCCTCCCACCACCGGGAGCATTCGGGTGTTCGGTGTGGATCCGGCCCGCGATCCGGTCGCCGCCAAGAGCGGGATCGGTGCGATGCACCAGTCCGCCCCCTACGACGAGATGCTCTCCGCTCTGGACAACCTGCTGATCGCCACCCGCTTCAAGGGCCTGTCCTGGCGCACCACCCGGCCCTGGGCGCTGGAGGTGGCGGAGTACCTCGGGCTGAAGGACGCCCTGTCCCAGCTCGTCTTCCAGCTGTCCGGGGGGCAGCGCCAGCGCCTGCAGCTCGTACGGGCGCTCCTGACCATCCCCGAACTCCTCATCCTCGACGAGCCCTCGGCCGGACTGGACGTGGCCGGCCGGCACCAGATCGAACGGTTCGTGCGGTGGCTCCGGGAGGAGAACGGCATGACCGTGATCTGGACCAGCCACATCATCCAGGAGCTGGAGCGCAACGCCCAGCGCGTCCTGGTCATCAACAAGGGCAAGGTGGTCCGCTTCGCCCAGCCGAGCGAGCTGGTCCGGGAGTTCGGCGGCGCCCACCTGCTGGTGAAGGTGGACGACGCCGTCGCGGCCAAGGTCGTCAAGGAATGGGCCGGCGCCGCCGGTCTGTCCGCGACCGCCGAGGATGCCGAAGTACGCATCGAGAACGCGCAGGTCCGGGACGTCCTGCCGCAGCTGTCACGGCACTGCCACGACTCCGGAGTCGCGATTTCGGGAATCTCCACCGTCACCGACTCGCTGGAGCGGGTATTCCTGCGCATGACCGGGAACGAGGGCTGA